Sequence from the Ictalurus furcatus strain D&B chromosome 25, Billie_1.0, whole genome shotgun sequence genome:
TGAGTCAGAAGGGAAGACAAATGCCTCCACATGTTTCCCTGGGCCCCCCTTTAAGAAAGTGAAGTCAGAGTGAACCATGTGAGAGGCGCGGAGTAAGGAAAAGATATCGCCTGCCAGCCATAGCTGGTGATGACATCACTGGAGTAACAGGAAAACAGGGGGTGGATAATAATTGTGCCTGCGGCAGCAAGCCAAGCCCTTCCAGGAGGATTCTCAAGCAAGGTCAATCTGGTGATCTAAAACTCCACCTGGACTGGCTTATAAGGCCAAATGTAGAACGAATCTCTGACATTTGGGCTTGGAAAAAGTCTAGATTATTTAGTGTTTCTGGCAGAGCTGATGTAAAGATGAAGCCAACACACTCTCACAGTTCACATAAGCCAGGTTACAGTACATGTACGTCAAAAGTATATATTATTGCCATTTCAAGATGAGAAGTTATGGTTCAGGTGAGGGCGATGTGCAACAGAGATTGGCAGGGTTTTTGTTTATGACTCAACTTGTATGAAATCCAACAAAATCATTCGTTTTCATTAGAATTTCTTCAAATTTACATGGCATCGGTAGATGAAGCAGGCTTTCAACATGTTCAGTCTTCCACACCCATATGTTTGACTGAAGCCTGGGCTACAGCTGAGTGAAACGCTAATAGCGTGGAGTAACAGATTCCAACAAGCCTGCCattgcgtacacacacacacacacacacacacacacacacacacacacacacacacacacacaaagagagctTTGCCATAGTTTGAGGCTGCACAGTGTAGAAAGGGCAGCCTTATTCAGGGTTTGCAATTGCGAGTGTACAAGTGTACATGATTAGCTCATGCCATTCTCGATGTGACCTTTAAGCACAAGTATGAATGACATCAGAAAACTAGAACATAATGCCCCTGATTAATTGTATGTGTATGTCATTATTCCTCGATGGAGTACATGATAGTAATGAGATCATGAGTATATAATAGCTCTGTGGCACATGAGCCATCCTTTTACACAAAAGACTAACACTATGATCTCTGCCCTTTGACCCCAGGCAGTAATGAAGCTTTATCATGGAGGGAGTGCTTCCTGTGGCGAGACCCTTCCATGTGAAAGTGTTCTTCCTCTGCACTGTTACCCCATTGTGTTCGAAATGCCTCATCAGCAACAGGAACCAGTGTGGCTTGTGTGTATTTGCATGTAAGAATGCATGAGTTTGTCTTCAATACTGTCCCAAATGGAGTTTTAGGGGCCTTTTAAAAGTGGCATTAAAGGAAGTATCTACTTTATGTCTGTGAGGTTTGTACACAGAATAGGTTCTGAAGTCAATCATGCTTTCAAGTGAAGTTCACACTGGAGTTTTACTACTTGCCAAAAGAATATTTTTCCACTCTTTCATTTGAAACACTGAGAAATGGTGCTTTAGTTTTTCTACTTGGAAAAATGATAGTATATTACTCAAAAGTACAGATTTATTAGCATTAATTCCCAGAACTTAAAGCTGTTTGGTTCCTGTTTTAGAtcgttagattttttttaaatacatgccttattttttgtctttggaTAAtccataattaaaacaaaaatatttaattctgGTGAAATTCAACCACATGGTGATGAGATGGAACTTTAGGAGCCCAGACTTTACAGCATCTGACTTCTGAGTCAAACAGGAACTGACAGAATTAATCTATCACCATCCAACCGTTGTGCCAGCGGATGTTGGAAATTTTCGAAAGTAAATCTGCTggaatagaaaatattttggatCTTTGAGCTGCTTGGCTTTTTAACAAATATGTTACGGGAAAGGAGTATATAAAGACAGACAGGACTACTGACCATAGCCTTAATGTTAACAGGCTAATCATAAACTAATAATGTGTGTGGTCTTCTCCGTGTTAAATTTAGAGTGCAGACTGTGCTTGTATGCACAGGAGTGTGTGGGAGCCCATAATTTGTTTTAGGGCACGGTGCATCTGCTTAACGACTGTGAAGACAGCATCAGTATTTGGTGCATATTCATTCCCTGCGTAACTTGGGCTGACTTTAATAATGCTGTTAATATTTCCTcagctttacaaaaacaaaaacattatttttggcTCCACACTGCCTCCCCAGCCTGTCAAGAGAGCTGTCACTGttggaagaaaaaaaggcaAGCCAAACGGGCAGACATATGGAAGAAAACGATAGGATATCAGAATATATATCTTGGCGCGCAGACCAGCAGAGAAGAACTCTGTCTTAAACTCTTATCAGTGAAGGAACATGAGTCCGGAACAGTGACCATGACCCTTAGCGCTCTAGAGGAAAGCTGGGATACTGGAGGTCAGGAAGTGTAGAAAGGAGAGGAGGAGCATGTAGAGTGAGAGTGGAGAAATGGAAAGAAGCAGAGAGGAAAAGTCAGTTGGTGTATTCCTCTCCAGCTGTTTCCCCCCCTCATCTACCATCCCCTTTCTGTAAGAAGCACTTCCAAACTGAGGCCTGCCTGGTGTATGCAACATCTTCTCTCTTTAGTATGCACTCAGAAATTGGGTCAGCTTTGATGAATTGATGAAAAACATCAAAGTGTGGGCGGAAGAGCAAAAGGATGTGACGGCTCTCCAAAGAAAGCAGACTACCGCGGGTTTTTTATTGGTTTATCAGACAAAACACAAACCAGGCAACCTTTGGCTCTGCCTGTGAAAATATAGCTCATGGTCTATAGACTCTATGTTGGTGTGTATATGCCACACTTGGGAGGCTTAGGAGGTCCTTCTTTCTCCACAGATGGAACTCAAGGAGCTCCACGTCTGGAGTTTCCTTTCATCAAGCAAGGACCAGCAGATTGACGATACTCTGAGAGTCAACTTCAGCTAATGAGGAGCAGACGCCAAGCCTGTCAGCAGCTCCGCACCACTGCCAAAGCTCACCAGAACACACCACTTAAAAGTCAGGACTCACCACTTCAAAGCCGCTTTAAAGCCTGTTGCTTTGGTATCAAATCAAGAATAAGAGATTGGTTTCTTCTATACAAACCATCCTACCCATGAAAAAAATTAGGCTTCACACCAGAATAAACACCAGCACAAACATGTAAGAAGTGGCTGGGTTTGGCACTTTGAGTCTTCAGTCGTGCCCCAATATGGGGCCAAACGCTCCAGTATGTGATTGCATAAAACTATAACATTAGGTCCTGgcagtgttttcatttgttCGGCGTCCACGTGCACTATATGTACTTCCCATATGTTCCCACTGAACTCTTGTTGTTAGAGATACTCTAATTGGGTTTCCAAAGTGTTTGCagatgtgtgcgtgtgagtgcaGTGGAACAGGCAGAGGGGAGAAATGGGAGTGGGAGAGATTCCAGTGCAAGGTCATAAAAAAATCGCACGGACGCCTTAATCTACAAGGCTGTGCTCTCACTCTTCCTTTTAACATGTTCTAGGGATTGGTTGTCACAGACATGCACGTTATGCAGCACTTGCTATAAAAGTTGAGTTGAGCTTTATTTTAATGGACAAAATATTGTAGAAAAGGCTAGTTAAAAAGGAAAACTATTCATAGGAAAAATGGATTGTGTTCCTGTGGTACGAAAAAAACAAGGGATGGGGTGCTTTAGAAAAGCATTTGGAAtctttctctaaaaaaaaaaaaacttgcaatgTGATACAAGGACTTCAGTGTTGTGCAAACTGTTGGAAAGGGTGTATGTACACTACTTGTGTACTACGAAATGTAGGAAAACAGCCTAAGTTAAATTTTCCTGTGCTTTCTGGGTAATGTAGTCCACCAGAAATGTGGCAACATGTGCCAACCACTGACAAATGACCTGGTACAGTTGGAGCAACAGTGACTTTGCCAGGATTTTGTAATCACCAAGGGAGTCTCTGTGAAAGCACTTTTCATTGAAACGCCAGTAACAATTTCCATGTTTGCCTTTGGCCCCCTGTTCAGAGGCAGTGCAAAGGCAGTTATGTGCTGGGCAAAGTGGTTTTTGAGTTGAAGGTGATGTGGGGTAATAGTGCTTCCATGGTCTCATGCCCTGCTGGTTTCCCAAATAATTAAAGATATTCATGTCTTAGCACTTCTgaggtgattaaaaaaaaagactctctACAACTGGACAAGTCTGTTAACACAGAAAACGAGAACGAAATAAAGAGACAAAGAGGGGTTGAATGGTGGAGAGGGTATGTTCTGGGGAATGTCTTGGTCTGTCTCCAGTGATTTGGTTTCCAGACTCCAAATGGTCTTCTGTCCTCACTTTGACATGAAGGGAAAAACAGCCAATGATTTTGCAATTCTTGACTGCCTCTCCTTGTGGCAAGCGAAAACCTCACCGCATAACACTTCCGGTCTATACGAAGACAAAGAGAATTCTACAAGAAAAGATTCTCAGTGGGAATTGTGTTTGGGGTGAACATGTCTAGTTATAAacttctggtttaaaaaaaccaGCATCAGAATGAGGGAAAAAGAGGCACAGAGCCTTTGCATGGCTGCTCTCAGCACGTGGTTTGTGTTTGTGGGCGCGACGTCTGCTGTTTGAGGCTGCTGCTGCAAACAGcgtgtgtaagtgtatgtgaGTTGAAGCTGGTGGAAACTCGGCGCCGCCATCGTAACATGAACTGAGAACAGAGTAGTTAACCCTTAAgttctgtattttaaatgtgaaataatgctagagattattttccaacagtGCTTGGTTcaattcaaacaaaacaaaggtaaCTTTAGTCTTTTATGTACATTTACCTCTGTTCAAACACATCTATCATCAGGATGCCCAAACATGTGAAATGATTTTGTGAAACTGGTATTTGATATACTGGGTGTGATATAAtggtatttaaaatatttttatcaagaatcaaccaatcaatgtTGCATTGTTAAGTGATGATGATAAACATGACAGATTAAAGCAGCCTAtcacagtatactgtatatgagaaGAAAATGATGGGATGTGGAAAGGGATGAAAGGCAAGATGTACTTACTATGCAGTAGCCCACCAGCGCTCCTTGTACAAAGCCAGCGAGCACGTCAGTGGGATGGTGCTTATGGTCTGAAACACGAGACAGACCGGTGTAGAAGGCCATCATCAGAAGCGTGAACTGGACCAGTGGCCTCAGGAGACGAGCTCCACGCCACGTAAACCGAGACTGCAGGTAGAACTGGAggaagagacagaaggagagaagagagagagaagccttCACATTAAAACAGGGCTGTATTTTAATGTTAGTAGACGTTTTCAATACAGTAAGTGTCAGTTTGAAATTAGAAAGCCTCAAGCCGGCAGAGGAAGGACAGCAATTGCCTGACTGTTTCTAATAAATAATTCTCTCACACAGCTGTACAAACAGAAGAGGAAGCAACCCACACATACTCAGATTAAAcaaatactacactatactacaaaCTCTTTCCAAAATACCAAATGAGACTTCTTCGCTAAGGAGGCTTGTAGCACGTGTACGAACTTTTCCAACCGTTGATGTGTCAATGTAGCATCGTAGACGTCTACCTGGATGTTCTTCGTCATTTATAGTCTCCTTGACCCAAAAACCTTGAGAAAGAATGCATTTTCTGGGAACAGGAAGGCCCTCTGGATCAAGAACACACCAGCAGTCAGATGAGAGCCAGAGTTAATGAGGAAGTGGCAGGTAAGGGTCAGTAACTGGATGACGCAGCAGGCAGTAAAAGACCCCAGAAGACAGATCTCACAGAGGGGCAAATGTAAACACCGTTCATTTCCTGCAGTCACCATCCAGAGGCTGCACATCTATCAGTGGCATAAAAAAGAACAATTTCCCTTGTGCCAATTTCCCTTTCCCATGGAGGTGAACTGTTAACTAACTCCCGTCACACCCACACCATATCAGACAAAGAGTGAAGCCCAAAGTgtcagacaaaacaaacaatagcaCGGGAACATTAAGATTGCCAGCTAAGGTGCGGACGAGGTCAGTTTTGTCTTCCTGAACGATTTGCCGTTCACATCGCTGCTATTGTATGTGTACCAGAAGGAAAGGATCCCTCCCTACGGATGTTTGGAAATGGAGTTTCCTCACTGCTTCTAGTTCTCCGGTCAGGTCAGGATGGGTGGAGCTCGCTGCTCACCGCTAGCCAGACAGTAACCCataagctaaaaataaaaccttttttgttcatttttttatcCACATATAGCATATACAGTAGCTGCAAAGATTCCACAAGTTTTACCTCCACCTAACACAATACACGATCATTTTACATACAGAAAACAGCCCACACATCAGCTAATCAGGTCTGTTAATCCcccattcacaaacagctcacaGCAAAATGGTGATAAAAAGCTAAATGTGATTGCGCACGTGTGTGGGCATGTGTTCTAGACACTAACCCTCACTCAGTGTGTCGCAGACAGATTAGATTAATAGGCACAAAGCTATTATACAGTCATGTTAAAGCATGAAACAgccaaacacatacagtattactGCATCCTGACTCAGCAAATGGGGAAGAAACTCAATCCAGTCTCGCTTTCTTGGACTGCCTGCCTGCTTTTCTTCCAAATAAAAGTCACCAGCCtttttaaaggaaagaaaatgggTTTCTCTAAAAGGCCAGCGATAGACCACTGTTCAAtatgaaacactttttttttgatttaCACTGAACAACCAAGAACATCTTTTATTCCAGGCAAAAAAGCAGCATTTATTGGATTTGATCAAAGTCTTATGTGAACAgtttttattgctttaaatGGTTCTATGTACCTACTTCCATTAGCGAGCATGTGATTTCTCATAAACACCAAATATCTCAAGTTTATAAACCCACAAGTTTGACCGACACTTTATTGTATGTTGTTGCTCGTACAGTCCGCCCTGTTCCGTTTGCAGCCAGGGAAAACCGAGGGATATTCTAACTTAAACCTCGGAGTTATTTTAACTGCTGACTTGCGGATACTCGCCATTCCTTTTGCTAAAACAAACAGTAGTATCCATAtaggaattaaaaacaaacacataaataaagcaTTTGAACACATTCTCATGGAAAACGAACAGGACGTTCTCGGGCCAAAGAACTGCGGCCTGTGGAGTATTTGTCATAGAGTGACTCATTAGTGCCAGGTCATAAAACTGACAAAACAAGGACTAAACTCTTTGAGAGCATCCAGTTATGAAGACAAAACTTTACTTGTGGTGGGATAAAATGCCCTTTCTTTGTCAAAGACTTTCAATTGCTTAAGGATTAGGTATCAAAGCAGAGCCTGGTCATAAAAGACTATGAAGGCTATATGTTGCGTCATGTCATTCAGAGTATAAAATGTACTGCAAAtcaacacaattaaacaaaatgcacaataGTAGTTAAGCTAATCTTCTCGTCACATGACATGTAAAATGATGGGAGAGCTCTCATTTACGCTATTCCTCTCTCACCCACTCTTCCCTTCTGGCTATCATTACGAATGCTACACAATGCCTGGAATGCTCTTGATTTCACTCTGAACATAAACAACTGACCACAAAACAAAGAAGTCAACCAAACCCTTGGGATAGTACACACCATGAACAGATtagcatacacacaaacacacaggagaaGAATGTGACACCATCCAACTACCCCAAACCACATCTAATGGTAAAGCTGAACTTATAAAACTGTATGTCAAGCACAACTATCAAACAACAGCAATTAGTTCCAAAATAAGCACATGCAGGAAacaaaatgggggggggggggggtgttggctGAGGATTAGTTAAGCCACGATTTACACATAGCGGACTGATGCGTCTAGACCTGGAGACGAAGATTCTGGGACATTAAGGACCACAGCATCCCTGCAGGGCAACATGCAGTCTCTCTCGGCTAGTTGATAACAGAGTGTGCTTGAAGAAACACTCTTCCGAGCTCAGATAGAGCCCTTAGCTATCAAAGTTCTGATAAAGTCAATGTGGTGAGGAcgtcaagacacacacacacacacaaacacacacacacacacacatacagcagtgTTCAGAGCCCTTGATCTCCTAAAACCCATCAGGAGCTGGGTGTGGATGGAAGACAAAGTGTGTCCTGATACTCTTATCCCAGGGTGaggtgtaacacacacacatactcatactaAGCTGAGACATAACACACTCATCCAGGAGATAACATGCTTTCTCTTCCTAGGATTCTCTTACCATGCATGCATTCCCTGCAGGCAAGTGGATCACACGATGTGATACACCATGTAGGGGTGGTGTGGGGGAGTCTGGCTGGCCCAGTGGAAAAGAGAACGGTGTATTTTTAAACTGCTAGTAATTCCTTGGACTCCACACATAGCCATGAACAAGGCCATGCAACCATATAGTAAATATTTGGGCCTATTGGTAGAATATTCCTCTCTATTTTGGGGAGAGACCAGGTGAAGTGcaaaaataagtaaagagagtagaTTTGCTAAACAAAAGACCAAAGAGAGGGTGGGGTTTTTCTCCAGTGTTATGGtagattcttttcttttttttcataatgcCATGCAATCTTTTTGTTTTGCTCTCTGAGGCAGGCAGCACACAGCCAGGGTTCTCCACATTTTCATCTGAGGTCAGCCTTAAAGAAAGTAACATGGTGAGCCAGGATCTTTTTTTGACATGACTCCAACACTGGAAGTAATGACCAAAAGCAAGCACCTCAAAGGTCATCACTCTGCAAATTCACCCCTTGGTCAGTCTTTAAGAGTGTCTACGGTGTCCCATCATTTCCTAACTCTACCAGCTGGCTTGTGTGGTTTGGGCACTACATGGATGCCTCAAACCAAAACCCAAGACTTCAGCGGCTAGAGCTTAGCGAAAGACTAGACGAATACAGAAATCCCCACAGACTGCTGCCTCGAGTCAGCCATCAATCATCACGCTAGTTAACGTCATTTAGATGATGTTTAAAGTTCCTGAAAAAtcccatggaaaaaaaaagtgggccAGGAAACCTAGGCTTCAAGCATCTCATTCCTGACTGGCTTGGCAAGAAAATGAATTAGCAATGTATGTTAAGACAGTTAAGGCATGTTAAGACAATACCATTAAATATGATGCATTAACTATTACCCAGTAGACAGAGGGGATTTCTTGTTCTGTGAATAGCAGATGTAAATAGGATGGAAAGAGTGACACTGAGAGATGGAGTCATTAAATCACTGTGTCTCCCATGGAGTAGAACTCAACAGGAGAGAAGGAATAAATAAGGGTGGTTTATGATTTGAAGTTATCAACTCTATCATTCCGTACTGTCAACTGTAATCCCAACTggcttcattcattcacttatcttcagtaatcactttatcctgatccctatctcagggaacttggggcacaaggcaggggacaccctggacagggtgccaacccattgcagggcacaatcacacacattcacacactatggctAATTTgcactaggggaggaaaccagagtacccagaggaaacccctgaagcaaggGTTACTGTATATGGCCATAGATTTATGTGTATCAGACATTCAAATGTGTGGAGTTTTTTAGTCTTAGGATGTGTAAGTATTATGAACATTCAACCAGAAAAATGCGTTCTGACAGCCCTAATTCACATGCTCTGTTGGATATTAATTGCCATGGTTTCTTGGATATTAAATTCTTGCAGTGAGAGTCCATGCACTATGCACTTGGCCTCTACTTAGTGCTTAATTACTTTGCTAAAACTGCACTAGATGAAAAGCCAATCACTTCTGTCATGAAACACTGTCAGTTCTGTGGGGCCCACAAAGCTGTTAAAGTTACACATTAATTTAATGACTGCTCGGGGTGTATTAAGGTGATTGCTGTCTGAGTTAAAACAGCTTCACCCTATTGGCCCtctggccacacacacacacacacacacacacacacacacacacactgtcccagGGTCTCACTAACACGGAGTTGGCAGCGCTCCTGCCACGTTCtgccctctctcacactcccacTTAATCTTTCCGAACTCTGGGAAAGCACAGCTGGCCACATTCATTAGCGAACAGGACCCTCGGCCCCCACACTTCATCTGCCCTACCTCAGTGCTCTCTAGGCTGcagctgagagagagggaggaggcgGTGGTGTGGCATCCAGAGGGAAATGCCTGAGTGAGAAAAAAGGGAAATcgagaaagaggaaaaacaagGTGGGCCCAAGACCCGAGGTGAGACTAATAGAATAGGTTTGAAAGCAGGAAACCGGTTTGATCTACAATGTGGAAACGTGAAAACGCTTAAGCAGGAAGTGAATGGGTGGGGTGTTCAGACTGGCGGGACATCTAATTAGCAGAACACACTCTAAATACTGTCTTTCAACAGATGCCAACAAGCAAGAGAGGTAAAGGGgaaaacagaagtaaaaaagAGAGGAGACAAGAGTGACAGGGAATCAAAAAGGAGTGAAGTAAGAGTGTAAGAGAGAAGGATAAAGGAACAGAGGACATCTATGCAGCTGCAAAACTAAGAACAGCTGGATTATTCAAGCACAAGATGATCAACGAAAATGAGTTTCGGTGTGAGACACCTATAGGGTTCAACAGATGAAATCGAAATCACcccaaacacaacaaaaccagccatggagcaggaaaacaggtcagtgtgtgtatgtgtgcgtgtatgtatgtgtccaTGCTTGTGTGCTTTTGTAATATACTTACAGCTAGATACAGCATGGTGTACATTGAAAATGAGGCATGTCCAGAGAAGAAGGATTtcctaaaaagacaaaaagtaaaaagcacatgtaaTCCTAAGATTAATGACAGAAATATCCTAATATTCAACTCATAGTGTGCTGTTCTAGTTTATCATCCTGTTTGCTtgccactcagcctacaatgtatgtctttggactgggggaggaaaccgaactctgcacacacagagtggaggcgggaattgaaccctcaaccctggagttTTCAGGCAAATGTAAAAGTGCTAACCACttttatctgtctgcctgtccccTGACACTTCAGTTTTGCAGCTCACATGTTGAGAAGTGCTGCTCAAAATCCATACTACACCACATGTTTGATTCAACTGAGTCATCTTCTCACAGCAGTCACACTCTGTTAGTACTTGATTTTGAAAGAGGCCAACTTTTGCTTGTTTTGATTGACACTTAAGTGTAATTACTGTGTTCACACATGCCCAAACAAACCACATGAAGGGAGTAAAGACACCAAGGTTTGACTAAAACAGATGACTAAATACTGCATATGAGAAGACCTTGGGTTGACATATGTGAATGGAACAATGAACGTAACTGGAagtgagcaggtgtgtgtcactgactgactgagtgagtgagtataaccgtgtgtgtctgcgtgcatgcgtgtgtgtgtgtgtgtgtgtgtgtgaatgaactTATGAACTATATAACTCACCTCGCCTCCTGCACCTTGCTGGGGTCACCCGAGCACACATAGTTGGTAATGTAGCCATCAGAGCAGTTGATTTGTGAGTAGTCCGGCTGGCACACGTGAAGAAAGTGTGGCCTCAAGCGCCCCACAGACACCTTGGCGATGTCTGTGAATGACTGGCTGACTGCGCAGCCGAAGATGAACACGCCTACCTGCCGGTAAAGGGCAGAGATGTAGGGGTTTCCTACAAACGAGTGTGAGCCCTGCTTCAGGTAACGGATCCTATAGCATTCGCCAATCACAATCTGCAGAGAAACATGAGATAGTTACTgacatttgctttaaaaaataaataaataaataaataaatatccagtTGGATATTGAAATCAGTATCAAAAATTCATAATGGTCAGGTCTTAGACATGCATAGTGGTACATGCAAATGAAATTAGTGGAGAATGCACACTTATgagatgtgtgtctgtgtgtgtgagagagagaaagaaagagagagagagagagagagagagagagagagagagagaaactgagagagagtgagatgagTGAAGGGAACAGGAGAACAGGTTTATGAGTACGGGCATGACCTGCCTCTCCTATAAGTGATGACATTTAGTGATGGTAATTATATGGAGTGGAATTTAGGGTGACCTTATCATAAAGTGACAGCTGTGGATTATGAGTTTTTGAAAAGCTATCGGCTGAATTTGGAGTTTAcagactcatgtaaacacactgagcCACTTATCACAAAGTGGCTAATTGTTCTATCCCTAATTTTCTGTCTCTAtcttattctgtctctgtcAGTTTTAAGTCTATTTCACATTCTAATGGAAAAACCTGCGAAGAGATGCTCTCTCCGGCCAAAACCAATGGAACAGGCTTTTTCATCCAGCCATTTTAAGCATATTTTGAAAACAGAgggggaaataaaaactgaatgaaAAAGCCTAGATTTAATTTTAAAGTTGGTCTATCAATAAAGAATAAATGCAGAAAAATGTAACGGATatggaatgtttttttaataaatggaaaCATACAGTAGGTCTCATGTTTCACTGCTATATTTCTAAACAAAAACATGGCCAATTAGGGCACTCATGCACTGtttggacagacagacattttttcagtttaattagcAAAAGCAACATCAAACGTAACAGCAGGATAAAACAattactgatgatgaatgagGATGAacataaaatgtcaaatcttCTTTTGGGCAAATGAGAAAAAACAGGCATATAAATTTGGTATTGTAGTCTTTTCTCTTTAATCACTTTTATGTTAtcttcaggattttttttttgcatgactgtgggttttttttgtgtgtgtgtgtgtgttttaaaattgtGAAACATTTGAATGGAAACCCAGCATGAGACTGGAGACACTACTAAGTATTTACAGGATGTCTACACGTCTTTGTTTGGGAttgttacagtatattttttGGTGTTATGAAATTATAATGAATAAAGTTGTAGCATTTATATGATCCTGTTTCCAATATACACCAGAAAAGCTGCTATATCCCAGCTCTTTGCCAAAAAACTGTGTCCTGTATTTCAGGAAGCCGGCTTCAGCTGTCACTGATGCTATTAAAAGTCCTCTCAGATCTAATAAAGAGAAGTCAGCAGCCCAGCAGCTGCAGGGTTATGTATACCAGCAGGCTTAGATCTGCTATCCCAAATAGAAATTGTAAATCAGAAATGAATGTTAGCCTCATACTGTTTAGGTCAGGGGCGGTTTGATTTCTCCACTCTTTCAAAAGAGGTATTTAAACCATTATTAAATGGAGTTATCTATTGATCCATTTCCAGCCAAAGTTCCTTTGACTTGACAAAATAATAGGAAATGATTCagaataaaaattgtaaaaattaaacCTTCACCATGAGGTTCATAACTCAAATCAAAATATGCAATCACAATATATGCAATCACAGAAAGACAGCAATGGAGACCAAAAtggcagaagaagaagatgaagaagaagaagaagaagaagaagagaagccCAAAAGCAACCTCTGACCATGATGAACTCTCTCATATTAAGTTAGTTTAGGTTCTTTTTGTCAGATGGATATGAATGGTTTAGTTCTGGTGGAGTTTTATGTTCTATGTTATTAAGCCACTAATTATTTTGACAAAACTTCATATTTCACTATTT
This genomic interval carries:
- the plpp3 gene encoding phospholipid phosphatase 3 isoform X1; translation: MQSYMYDKAMAPETRNGGTSTFNNNGTGTTRRKLLIVLDIICLLLAVLPFLLIETSMIEPYQRGFYCSDQSIRYPYKNGDTISDAVLSLVGILIAIVSIVIGECYRIRYLKQGSHSFVGNPYISALYRQVGVFIFGCAVSQSFTDIAKVSVGRLRPHFLHVCQPDYSQINCSDGYITNYVCSGDPSKVQEARKSFFSGHASFSMYTMLYLAFYLQSRFTWRGARLLRPLVQFTLLMMAFYTGLSRVSDHKHHPTDVLAGFVQGALVGYCIVFYVSDLFKPKEKTVSPPPSPIKKELLPSADIIDRNNHHNIV
- the plpp3 gene encoding phospholipid phosphatase 3 isoform X2, whose amino-acid sequence is MQSYMYDKAMAPETRNGGTSTFNNNGTGTTRRKLLIVLDIICLLLVMLPSMVLHKSSIQPYQRGFYCTDDSIRYAYKNSTVPSSVLMAVGVLLPLPSIVIGECYRIRYLKQGSHSFVGNPYISALYRQVGVFIFGCAVSQSFTDIAKVSVGRLRPHFLHVCQPDYSQINCSDGYITNYVCSGDPSKVQEARKSFFSGHASFSMYTMLYLAFYLQSRFTWRGARLLRPLVQFTLLMMAFYTGLSRVSDHKHHPTDVLAGFVQGALVGYCIVFYVSDLFKPKEKTVSPPPSPIKKELLPSADIIDRNNHHNIV